A window from Pyrococcus yayanosii CH1 encodes these proteins:
- a CDS encoding UPF0179 family protein: MVITLVGEKLAKPGLEFIYYGPAEPCKTCRLARVCTGNLEPGRRYKIVRVRNIEHPCPLHEGKVRVVEVVEPAIEVAVEPRLAIVGSKIKLSFVDCDDPEKAELVRPEGLFEGDTVKILDIVGEFECRGRTYKIVKVMREG, from the coding sequence ATGGTAATCACGCTGGTTGGGGAAAAGCTCGCCAAACCTGGTCTCGAGTTCATATATTATGGACCGGCCGAGCCCTGTAAGACTTGCAGGCTGGCAAGGGTCTGCACAGGCAATTTGGAGCCGGGAAGGAGGTACAAGATAGTTAGGGTCAGGAACATAGAGCATCCCTGTCCGCTCCACGAGGGGAAGGTTAGAGTTGTGGAAGTTGTTGAGCCCGCCATAGAGGTTGCAGTGGAGCCGAGGCTCGCTATAGTTGGTAGTAAGATCAAGCTCAGCTTCGTGGACTGTGATGACCCCGAGAAGGCCGAGCTGGTAAGGCCAGAGGGTCTCTTCGAGGGCGATACCGTGAAGATACTGGACATTGTCGGCGAGTTCGAGTGCAGGGGGAGGACTTACAAAATAGTGAAGGTGATGCGAGAAGGCTGA
- a CDS encoding 4-phosphopantoate--beta-alanine ligase, whose amino-acid sequence MVRIPKSHPRYWSLLYREKIIESMEEGITAKAGLIAHGRGEAFDYLIGERTIEPAERAMKVAVAKLLLAEYPVISVNGNVAALVPRETVELAKAVNAKLEVNLFYRTEERVRKIAALLKEHGAGEVLGLNPTKKIPGLESERGKVDENGIWKADVVLVPLEDGDRTEALVRMGKFVITVDLNPLSRSARMAHVTIVDNIVRAYPRMIELAREMRDYDRKELEKIVKEYDNERTLSDVLRHIRDRLTRLAEEGIWRRERLVT is encoded by the coding sequence ATGGTAAGGATACCTAAGAGCCATCCCCGATACTGGAGCCTGCTCTACAGGGAAAAAATAATCGAGAGCATGGAGGAGGGAATAACTGCAAAGGCCGGTCTCATAGCCCATGGACGCGGTGAGGCTTTCGATTACCTCATCGGCGAGAGAACCATCGAACCGGCAGAGAGGGCGATGAAAGTTGCGGTAGCCAAGCTCCTCCTCGCGGAGTATCCCGTTATCTCTGTTAATGGCAACGTGGCTGCCTTAGTCCCCCGGGAAACCGTCGAGCTTGCCAAGGCCGTGAACGCAAAGCTGGAGGTAAACCTCTTCTACAGGACGGAGGAGAGGGTTAGGAAGATAGCGGCACTCCTTAAGGAGCACGGGGCGGGGGAGGTGCTTGGCCTGAACCCAACAAAGAAGATCCCCGGTCTCGAGAGCGAGCGTGGAAAGGTGGATGAAAACGGAATCTGGAAGGCCGACGTGGTCCTCGTCCCGCTCGAGGACGGCGACAGGACGGAAGCCCTCGTAAGAATGGGCAAGTTCGTGATAACCGTCGATTTAAACCCTCTCTCGCGCTCCGCGAGGATGGCTCACGTAACAATAGTGGACAATATCGTGAGAGCATATCCACGGATGATTGAGCTGGCGAGGGAGATGAGAGACTATGACAGGAAGGAGCTTGAGAAAATCGTGAAGGAGTACGACAACGAAAGAACGCTGAGCGATGTCCTTAGGCACATAAGGGACAGACTCACCCGCCTTGCGGAGGAAGGAATCTGGAGGCGGGAGAGGCTGGTTACCTAA
- a CDS encoding DUF4443 domain-containing protein: MGWKRGAYPEYTLEDAVGTIFLLKELLGRKQISELLDLGEGSVRTLLRKLTSNGLIGSKQRGHFLTKKGEALREELLKEFSEPVPLPSVDGYPACGIVIRRPGPFKSLELRDEAIRFRARGALILLMKDGKIVFPEDERPLADTYPELDAEIMRRLSPEGGDLVVVTWADEPPWAFKSAIHVALFLKGGKIPGELKEVIR; this comes from the coding sequence GTGGGCTGGAAGAGAGGGGCTTATCCCGAATACACACTCGAGGATGCCGTTGGAACGATATTCTTACTCAAAGAGCTACTCGGAAGAAAGCAGATATCCGAACTTCTTGATCTCGGGGAAGGTAGCGTGAGGACGCTACTCAGGAAGCTGACTAGCAACGGCCTTATAGGGTCTAAGCAGAGAGGGCATTTCCTCACAAAAAAGGGCGAGGCTCTTAGAGAAGAGCTCCTCAAGGAGTTCTCCGAACCGGTACCGCTCCCATCCGTGGATGGATATCCCGCCTGCGGCATCGTGATTAGGAGACCCGGGCCCTTTAAGAGCCTCGAGCTGAGAGACGAGGCCATAAGGTTTCGGGCAAGAGGAGCTCTGATACTCCTTATGAAGGACGGGAAGATAGTCTTTCCTGAGGACGAGAGGCCCCTCGCCGACACTTATCCAGAGCTTGACGCCGAGATAATGAGGAGGCTCTCCCCGGAGGGGGGGGACCTCGTAGTTGTCACGTGGGCCGATGAGCCACCTTGGGCGTTCAAGAGCGCCATCCACGTCGCCCTGTTCTTAAAGGGGGGCAAAATACCAGGCGAACTAAAGGAGGTGATCAGGTGA
- the bpsA gene encoding N(4)-bis(aminopropyl)spermidine synthase, which yields MREIVEKVKTKTRIPVYERSVENVLSAVLASDDIWRIVDLSEEPLPLVVAILETLNELGYVSFEDGVKLTERGLSFLEEMGIGKRVDYTCTHCAGKTVDLNPFSDLLEQFKEITKDRPQPKHEFDQAYVTPETTIARVVLMHIRGDLENKEVFVLGDDDLTSIALMLSGLPKRIAVLDIDERLTKFIERVADEIGYNDIDIFTFDLRKPLPDYALHKFDTFITDPPETIEAIRAFVGRGIATLKGPRCAGYFGITRRESSLDKWREIQRLLINEFNVVITDVIRNFNEYVNWGYAEETRAWRLIPIKSLPKHNWYKSYMFRIETLEGSRGFEDEITVGSELYNDEEASTT from the coding sequence ATGAGGGAGATAGTTGAGAAGGTGAAGACTAAGACGAGGATTCCAGTCTACGAGAGGAGCGTTGAAAACGTTCTCTCGGCGGTTCTCGCGAGCGACGACATATGGCGCATCGTCGATCTCAGTGAGGAGCCGCTTCCACTCGTCGTGGCCATTCTCGAGACCCTCAACGAGCTTGGCTACGTAAGCTTTGAGGATGGCGTCAAGCTGACGGAGAGAGGATTATCCTTCTTGGAGGAGATGGGGATAGGAAAGAGGGTTGACTACACCTGCACCCACTGTGCAGGTAAGACCGTTGACCTAAACCCATTCTCCGACCTGCTCGAGCAGTTCAAGGAGATAACCAAGGACAGGCCCCAGCCAAAGCACGAATTTGACCAGGCCTACGTCACTCCCGAGACTACTATTGCGAGGGTTGTGTTAATGCACATCCGTGGCGACCTCGAGAACAAGGAGGTGTTCGTCCTTGGCGACGACGATTTAACGAGCATCGCCCTGATGCTGAGCGGTCTCCCGAAGAGGATAGCCGTCCTCGACATTGACGAGAGGCTCACGAAGTTCATAGAGAGAGTCGCCGACGAGATAGGCTACAACGACATCGATATATTCACCTTTGACCTCAGGAAGCCTCTCCCAGACTACGCGCTCCATAAGTTCGACACCTTCATCACCGACCCGCCGGAGACCATAGAAGCTATCAGGGCATTCGTCGGCAGGGGAATCGCCACGCTCAAGGGGCCAAGGTGCGCCGGATACTTTGGGATAACCAGGAGGGAGAGCTCCCTTGACAAGTGGCGCGAGATACAGAGGCTCCTCATCAACGAGTTCAATGTCGTGATAACCGATGTAATCAGGAACTTCAACGAGTACGTCAATTGGGGCTACGCCGAAGAGACGAGGGCCTGGAGGCTCATCCCGATAAAGAGTCTGCCGAAGCACAACTGGTATAAGAGTTATATGTTCAGAATAGAGACCCTTGAGGGTTCCAGAGGCTTCGAGGATGAGATAACGGTCGGGAGCGAGCTCTACAACGACGAGGAGGCTTCCACCACCTGA
- a CDS encoding sugar phosphate isomerase/epimerase family protein, with amino-acid sequence MKVGVSIYPHFISGTKSLPSILAEVKIKDYDFVQIFPHALGLIKNGTVVENHLGDIETALRGVGIDYIVRMPVSVNLRDSVYYSRHFKVAKATLDVAIKLGAKIIVMQSGKTGRLDLEIEAIQSLADIASKFDIRIALENTFSVKDTLYVIDNVNRENVGFALDVAHAFLSAQGDENKLLEDVKLGVEKTILLMVHDNFGKMFPQVEPEDALAYGVGDLHLLPGEGKIPFGKVLRLFDDVPILLKVKDRKTFESLPMKAELVEKLKK; translated from the coding sequence ATGAAGGTTGGAGTCAGTATTTATCCTCACTTCATAAGCGGAACGAAGAGCTTGCCCTCAATCCTAGCCGAAGTCAAGATAAAGGATTACGACTTCGTCCAGATATTCCCCCATGCGCTCGGTCTCATAAAGAACGGAACCGTCGTCGAGAACCATTTAGGGGACATAGAGACGGCCCTGAGAGGGGTTGGAATTGACTATATCGTGAGGATGCCCGTCTCGGTGAACCTCAGGGACAGCGTGTACTATTCGAGGCACTTTAAGGTCGCAAAGGCCACCCTTGACGTCGCCATAAAGCTTGGGGCCAAGATAATAGTCATGCAAAGTGGAAAGACGGGCAGGCTTGATTTGGAAATAGAGGCCATCCAGAGCCTCGCCGACATAGCCTCCAAGTTTGACATAAGGATAGCCCTCGAGAACACCTTTAGCGTCAAGGACACCCTCTATGTTATTGACAACGTGAACAGAGAGAACGTCGGCTTTGCCCTCGATGTAGCCCACGCCTTTCTCAGTGCCCAAGGGGACGAGAACAAGCTCCTCGAGGACGTGAAGCTCGGGGTTGAGAAGACAATACTCCTCATGGTGCACGACAACTTCGGAAAGATGTTCCCCCAGGTCGAACCCGAGGACGCCCTCGCCTACGGCGTCGGAGATCTTCACCTCCTGCCCGGCGAAGGCAAAATACCCTTCGGAAAGGTCCTAAGGCTCTTCGACGACGTGCCCATCCTTCTCAAGGTCAAGGACCGAAAGACTTTCGAAAGTCTCCCGATGAAGGCGGAGCTCGTTGAGAAGCTCAAGAAGTAG
- a CDS encoding NAD(P)-dependent glycerol-1-phosphate dehydrogenase produces MHLIEFPREVLLGENLKSEVKNVARRLNLGERVLVLYGPKTKEIAGKEVELDLKDAFDVHSLTVWGPYMKEVEKVEKKILDLAIEWVVAVGGGSIIDVAKLASFRANVPFVSFPTTASHDGIASANASIKDLGAKTSVKARPPIAVIADVRVIKTAPHRYLAAGVGDVISNITAVRDWKLAHKIKGEYFSEYAAALSLMSAKMVMKNADVIRLGNEDAVRKVVKALISSGVAMSIAGSSRPASGAEHLFSHALDMLASKPALHGEQTGVGTIIMAYLHGINWRKIREALKRVGAPTNAYELGIDPEIIVEALTIAHTIRPERYTILGRDGLTKEAARRAAEITGVI; encoded by the coding sequence ATGCACCTAATAGAGTTCCCGCGAGAAGTTCTTCTAGGTGAGAACTTGAAAAGCGAGGTTAAGAACGTTGCGAGACGATTGAATCTCGGGGAACGTGTTCTCGTTCTTTATGGACCCAAGACGAAGGAGATAGCGGGGAAGGAAGTTGAGCTGGACCTTAAGGATGCATTTGACGTTCATTCCCTCACGGTCTGGGGGCCCTACATGAAAGAAGTCGAGAAGGTCGAGAAGAAAATCTTAGACCTTGCAATCGAATGGGTTGTGGCGGTTGGCGGCGGGAGCATAATAGATGTTGCGAAGCTCGCGTCATTCAGGGCGAACGTTCCCTTCGTAAGCTTCCCAACCACCGCCTCCCATGACGGTATAGCGAGTGCCAACGCCTCTATAAAGGATCTGGGGGCTAAAACATCGGTCAAGGCTAGGCCCCCCATAGCGGTCATAGCCGACGTTAGGGTCATAAAGACGGCCCCCCACCGCTACCTCGCGGCCGGGGTTGGGGACGTGATAAGCAACATAACCGCGGTTAGGGACTGGAAACTGGCCCACAAGATAAAGGGGGAATACTTCAGCGAGTACGCGGCTGCCCTCAGTCTCATGAGCGCAAAGATGGTCATGAAAAACGCCGACGTGATTAGGTTGGGCAATGAGGACGCCGTGAGGAAGGTCGTTAAGGCCCTGATATCGAGCGGGGTTGCCATGAGCATAGCGGGCTCGTCCAGGCCGGCTAGCGGTGCCGAGCACCTTTTTAGTCATGCCCTCGACATGCTTGCATCGAAGCCTGCTCTTCATGGTGAGCAGACGGGCGTCGGGACGATAATCATGGCATACCTCCATGGCATCAACTGGAGAAAGATAAGGGAGGCCCTTAAACGGGTTGGCGCGCCGACGAATGCTTACGAGCTTGGTATAGACCCAGAGATAATCGTAGAGGCCCTGACGATTGCTCACACCATAAGGCCAGAGCGCTACACAATCCTTGGCAGGGACGGGCTCACGAAGGAGGCCGCGAGGAGGGCCGCTGAAATAACCGGGGTAATATGA
- the udg gene encoding type-4 uracil-DNA glycosylase has product MKRLEERIQTCKKCLLGNLRTNAVPGSGSYDAKVMFVGEAPGYWEDQKGLPFVGKAGKVLDELLSMIGLRREDVYITNIVKCRPPNNRDPREEEIRACSPYLDMQIDIIRPRVIVPLGRYSMSYILRKFGFEPEPISRVHGKVYEASTLFGRVYIMPVYHPAVALYKPQLREELKRDFLKLKELLSRA; this is encoded by the coding sequence ATGAAGAGGTTAGAGGAAAGGATCCAGACTTGCAAGAAGTGCCTTCTTGGCAACCTGCGGACGAACGCTGTTCCCGGCTCTGGAAGCTACGATGCCAAGGTGATGTTCGTTGGAGAAGCGCCGGGCTACTGGGAGGACCAGAAAGGCTTGCCCTTCGTGGGAAAGGCTGGAAAGGTCCTCGACGAGCTCCTATCCATGATTGGGCTGAGGAGGGAGGACGTTTACATTACAAACATCGTCAAGTGCAGGCCGCCCAACAACCGCGACCCCAGAGAGGAGGAAATAAGGGCCTGCTCCCCCTACCTTGACATGCAGATAGACATCATACGCCCCCGTGTCATAGTTCCCCTGGGGAGGTACTCCATGAGCTACATCCTCAGAAAGTTCGGCTTCGAGCCGGAGCCGATAAGCCGCGTTCACGGTAAAGTTTATGAAGCCAGCACGCTCTTCGGCCGGGTTTACATAATGCCCGTCTACCATCCTGCAGTCGCCCTTTACAAGCCCCAGCTCAGGGAGGAGCTCAAAAGGGACTTCCTGAAGCTTAAGGAGCTTTTATCCCGGGCATGA
- a CDS encoding helix-turn-helix domain-containing protein, whose product MLEKEKETLAKRIAGEIVLSSDPGKTMRKWREIFGISQTELAEYLGVSSSVISDYEGGRRKSPGASTIRKFVEALLEIDERRGGNVIKAFSRTLGSDFPTSAILDIREFAIPVTVRDVVEAVKGEIVANADLVDRRIYGYTVVDSIQAILEMSADEFLKLYGWTTERALVFTKVTTGRSPMIAVRVQGLKPAMVVLHGVKNLDGLAVKIAEKERVPLVVSRAENEGELIARLRRLAGSVEERVIR is encoded by the coding sequence ATGCTGGAAAAGGAGAAGGAGACCCTAGCGAAGAGGATAGCTGGGGAGATAGTCCTATCGTCCGATCCTGGCAAGACGATGCGGAAGTGGAGAGAAATATTCGGCATTAGCCAGACGGAGCTCGCTGAATACCTCGGTGTCTCCTCTTCCGTCATTAGCGATTACGAAGGTGGTCGTAGAAAAAGCCCCGGCGCCTCCACCATAAGGAAGTTCGTGGAAGCCCTTCTCGAGATAGACGAGAGGCGTGGAGGAAACGTCATAAAGGCCTTCAGCCGGACCCTCGGAAGCGACTTCCCCACGAGCGCAATACTAGACATAAGGGAGTTTGCTATACCCGTCACGGTTAGAGACGTTGTAGAAGCCGTTAAGGGGGAAATAGTGGCCAACGCCGATCTAGTGGATAGGAGGATATATGGCTACACAGTCGTGGACAGCATCCAGGCTATCCTGGAGATGTCCGCGGACGAGTTCCTGAAGCTTTACGGATGGACGACTGAGAGGGCTCTCGTCTTCACGAAGGTGACGACGGGGAGAAGCCCTATGATAGCCGTGAGAGTTCAGGGATTGAAGCCCGCTATGGTTGTTCTCCACGGTGTTAAGAACCTCGACGGGCTCGCCGTCAAGATAGCTGAGAAGGAGAGGGTCCCCCTCGTCGTTTCTAGGGCGGAGAATGAGGGGGAGCTTATAGCGAGGCTCAGGAGGCTGGCGGGTAGCGTTGAGGAGCGGGTGATTAGGTAA